A genomic segment from Thiomicrorhabdus aquaedulcis encodes:
- a CDS encoding alpha-E domain-containing protein, translating to MLSRVAERVYWLARYIERVENTARLARVQSQLMFDLPRAVKLSWFTLVEITSSETYFEENYDAKTEKNCMAMLLSDRNNGNSLMSSLWWARENTRTTRDILPREAWLHINELYLHVKTHQDDFLTRSKRNQLLEYIIKSCQAWSGMLSSTMSQNYTYRFIKLGMSIERADMTSRILDVGGLFLAQDDVVDDEYQTHSILWANLLKSASGYFMYRQHVQTEINGQQVVDFLIHDPEFARSIRFCVNVMKQVTERLPASQPINSALEQFLIRLEDTERFDVGSIALHDYLDQLQQDFSVLHNLCYELWFNPKLVA from the coding sequence ATGTTATCAAGAGTAGCCGAAAGAGTTTACTGGTTAGCACGTTATATAGAACGAGTTGAAAACACCGCACGGTTAGCGCGAGTGCAGTCGCAATTAATGTTTGATTTGCCAAGAGCGGTAAAATTAAGTTGGTTTACGCTGGTAGAAATCACCAGCAGTGAGACGTATTTTGAAGAGAATTACGACGCCAAAACCGAAAAAAACTGCATGGCCATGTTATTAAGTGACCGAAACAATGGCAATTCATTAATGAGCTCACTTTGGTGGGCGCGCGAAAACACGCGAACCACCCGCGATATTTTACCGCGTGAAGCGTGGTTACACATTAACGAGCTTTACTTGCATGTTAAAACGCATCAAGACGATTTTTTAACCCGCTCTAAACGCAATCAGCTGCTAGAGTACATTATTAAATCCTGCCAGGCCTGGTCAGGCATGTTGTCGAGCACTATGAGCCAAAACTATACTTATCGCTTTATAAAGTTGGGCATGAGTATCGAAAGAGCGGACATGACCTCACGCATTTTGGATGTGGGTGGTCTATTTTTGGCTCAAGACGATGTGGTGGACGATGAATATCAAACTCACAGTATTTTATGGGCAAATCTTCTAAAGTCGGCCAGCGGGTATTTTATGTATCGACAGCACGTGCAAACTGAAATAAATGGCCAGCAAGTGGTGGACTTTTTAATTCACGACCCAGAATTTGCGCGCTCTATTCGTTTTTGCGTAAATGTTATGAAGCAAGTTACCGAGCGTTTACCAGCCAGTCAGCCTATAAACAGCGCGTTAGAGCAGTTTTTAATACGCTTAGAAGACACAGAACGTTTTGATGTGGGCTCGATTGCATTGCACGACTATTTAGATCAGTTACAACAGGATTTTTCGGTCTTACACAATTTGTGTTATGAGCTGTGGTTTAATCCCAAATTGGTGGCGTAA
- a CDS encoding homoserine dehydrogenase has protein sequence MSTVKIGLLGFGTVGGGAVDILQTTLPEIERRLGHSIEIVAVAVRDLNRPRNVKLNGITLTDDPMSVVTHPDVEIVVELMGGTTLAKTLLETAIKAGKHVVTANKALIAEHGNGLFALAQQHNVMVQYEAAVAGGVPIIKALREGLAANKIEWLAGIINGTGNYILTEMKKPGADFAKVLNVAQELGYAEADPTFDVEGIDAAHKLTILASIAFGIELQFNKVYTEGISKISANDIRFAQQMGYEIKHLGLASRTSDGFALRVHPAMVPKSVLLAQVDGVMNAVMVHGSHVGSTMYYGPGAGAGPTASAVVADLIDVIRARHQPIVDRVPALGFNTLQSASVVSIEATNSAFYVRCTVLDHSGALAKITSVFADFDISIEHVHQEPSTDNADQAWLAVTTDVVSEAKFNQALASLQSLADISGDVMRIRIASVH, from the coding sequence ATGAGCACAGTAAAAATTGGTTTATTGGGGTTTGGTACCGTCGGTGGTGGAGCAGTTGATATTTTACAAACCACCTTGCCCGAAATTGAACGTCGTTTAGGGCACAGCATTGAGATTGTGGCTGTGGCCGTTCGCGATTTAAATCGTCCGCGTAACGTAAAATTAAATGGGATTACTTTAACAGACGACCCCATGAGCGTGGTTACACACCCAGACGTTGAAATTGTGGTTGAGCTTATGGGTGGCACCACTTTGGCAAAAACTCTGTTAGAAACCGCCATAAAAGCTGGTAAACACGTGGTTACAGCCAACAAAGCGCTTATTGCTGAGCACGGCAATGGTTTGTTTGCTTTGGCGCAGCAGCATAATGTCATGGTTCAATACGAAGCGGCCGTGGCCGGTGGTGTGCCCATTATTAAGGCGTTGCGTGAAGGCTTGGCCGCTAATAAAATTGAGTGGTTGGCCGGTATTATTAATGGCACCGGAAACTACATTTTAACCGAAATGAAAAAGCCTGGAGCTGACTTTGCCAAAGTGCTTAACGTGGCGCAAGAGTTAGGGTATGCAGAAGCAGACCCAACCTTTGATGTAGAGGGTATTGATGCGGCGCATAAGTTAACCATTTTAGCCTCAATTGCTTTTGGTATAGAGCTGCAATTTAACAAAGTTTATACAGAGGGAATAAGTAAAATCAGTGCAAACGATATTCGCTTTGCACAGCAGATGGGCTATGAAATCAAACACTTAGGATTAGCCAGTCGAACCTCTGATGGCTTCGCTTTGCGCGTGCATCCCGCCATGGTGCCCAAATCGGTTTTGTTAGCGCAAGTAGACGGAGTAATGAACGCGGTGATGGTTCACGGCAGTCATGTTGGCTCAACAATGTATTACGGACCAGGCGCTGGGGCTGGGCCTACAGCAAGTGCAGTGGTCGCCGACCTTATTGATGTTATTCGTGCGCGCCATCAACCTATTGTTGACCGAGTGCCTGCTTTAGGGTTTAACACTCTGCAATCTGCGTCGGTCGTGAGCATTGAAGCGACTAATTCGGCCTTTTATGTGCGTTGCACTGTGCTAGATCACTCTGGTGCACTGGCTAAAATTACCAGTGTATTTGCCGATTTTGATATTAGCATTGAGCACGTGCATCAAGAGCCTTCAACCGATAACGCTGACCAGGCCTGGTTAGCTGTGACGACCGATGTGGTAAGTGAAGCCAAGTTTAACCAAGCGTTGGCAAGTTTGCAAAGCTTGGCAGACATAAGCGGGGATGTAATGCGCATTCGTATTGCCTCTGTGCATTAA
- a CDS encoding zinc-binding metallopeptidase family protein, producing MKRFFCQCRQEIFFNDLSCGICGRDLVYDPVAKTMWSGEVRSDFKFYTKTETSAEYMNFRVCQLRESVVKCNWVIGNNEPQSECQCVSCRTTHIIPDMGLDKNPRRWHLLERSKRRMLYNLLDLKLFCGEGRLSDNLRFDFLEDRRSHPHIELEFVLTGHNNGLITINAAEADESFLHTMKEQLGERYRTLLGHFRHEIAHYYWCLLIEKPGLQTRFREVFGDERQDYALALEKHYQKMATKRWTFRYITPYASSHPHEDWAETWAHYLHMVDTLETAVSYGLSVYEPKKNDFDHWFKEWAQVSQIMNALNRSMGMADPYPFFLSPIVEGKMRFIDEIVDSAHLFDADLGSYFQESRQT from the coding sequence ATGAAGCGTTTTTTTTGTCAATGTCGGCAAGAAATTTTTTTCAATGACCTATCCTGCGGGATATGTGGTCGTGATTTAGTGTACGATCCCGTGGCAAAAACCATGTGGAGTGGTGAGGTTCGAAGTGATTTTAAGTTTTATACTAAAACAGAAACATCGGCCGAATACATGAATTTTAGGGTTTGTCAGCTGCGCGAATCGGTGGTGAAGTGTAACTGGGTTATAGGCAACAACGAACCGCAATCCGAATGTCAGTGTGTGTCGTGCCGTACCACGCATATTATTCCAGATATGGGATTGGATAAAAATCCGCGGCGCTGGCATTTACTTGAACGTTCTAAGCGAAGAATGCTTTATAACCTATTGGATTTAAAGCTTTTTTGTGGAGAAGGGCGTTTAAGCGATAATTTACGTTTTGACTTTTTAGAAGATCGGCGCAGCCACCCACACATTGAACTTGAGTTTGTATTGACCGGCCACAATAATGGCTTAATTACCATTAATGCCGCCGAGGCAGACGAAAGTTTTTTACACACCATGAAAGAGCAGTTGGGCGAGCGTTACCGAACTTTATTGGGGCATTTTAGACATGAAATAGCCCATTATTACTGGTGTTTGCTCATTGAAAAACCAGGTTTGCAAACGCGTTTTAGAGAAGTGTTTGGCGATGAGCGTCAAGATTACGCACTGGCGCTTGAAAAGCATTACCAAAAAATGGCCACCAAGCGTTGGACGTTTCGCTACATAACGCCATACGCCAGCAGTCATCCTCACGAAGATTGGGCCGAAACTTGGGCGCATTATTTGCACATGGTCGATACGCTAGAAACCGCCGTAAGCTATGGCTTAAGTGTGTATGAACCCAAAAAGAACGATTTTGATCATTGGTTTAAAGAGTGGGCGCAAGTCTCGCAAATTATGAATGCGCTCAATCGAAGCATGGGAATGGCCGATCCTTATCCATTTTTTTTATCGCCCATTGTCGAAGGAAAAATGCGTTTTATTGATGAAATTGTCGATTCGGCGCATTTGTTTGATGCTGATCTAGGAAGTTATTTTCAAGAGAGTCGTCAAACTTAA
- the phnN gene encoding phosphonate metabolism protein/1,5-bisphosphokinase (PRPP-forming) PhnN produces the protein MNTTRPGHNEMILKSSVNSFKKGRLFYVLGASGVGKDSLLRYARPFLSQSNVLFAHRYITRAVQINDENHVSLSEDEFLNRQQKGCFMFAWHSHNLHYGIGIEVQDWLNLGCDVVINGSREYFNHAIERYPELIPVLISASLTILEQRLIARGRESLEQIHQRLQGALSYQNLSHPKLITINNNNLLEQAGKQLVEVLLGKCES, from the coding sequence ATGAATACTACCAGGCCTGGTCATAATGAAATGATATTAAAATCGTCCGTAAATAGTTTTAAAAAAGGACGGTTGTTTTACGTACTAGGCGCCTCTGGGGTGGGTAAAGACAGTTTATTACGCTATGCACGGCCTTTTTTAAGTCAAAGCAACGTGTTATTTGCGCATCGTTACATTACCAGGGCTGTTCAAATAAACGATGAAAATCATGTTTCACTTAGCGAAGATGAGTTTTTAAATCGTCAACAGAAAGGTTGTTTTATGTTTGCCTGGCACAGTCATAATTTACATTACGGCATTGGCATTGAGGTACAAGATTGGCTAAATTTAGGCTGTGATGTGGTCATAAATGGATCGCGAGAATATTTTAACCACGCCATTGAGCGTTATCCAGAGTTAATTCCTGTACTCATCAGCGCTTCTTTAACTATTTTGGAGCAACGACTTATTGCACGAGGCCGCGAATCATTAGAACAAATACATCAGCGGCTACAAGGCGCATTATCCTATCAAAATCTAAGCCATCCTAAATTGATCACCATCAACAATAACAATTTACTGGAGCAGGCGGGTAAGCAATTGGTTGAAGTGTTGCTAGGCAAATGTGAGTCTTAA
- a CDS encoding DUF3087 family protein, whose product MFTIQAIDPKHYRRQTRKATLIMMGIFIVIGFVFSYGFVTYLGEYSNSPLVLNLMGAILGLALTGFIVKQFLLTNLG is encoded by the coding sequence ATGTTTACTATTCAAGCCATCGACCCCAAACATTATCGTCGCCAAACGCGTAAAGCCACACTCATAATGATGGGAATTTTCATCGTAATTGGTTTTGTGTTTTCATACGGCTTTGTAACTTATTTAGGCGAATATTCAAACAGCCCATTGGTACTAAATTTAATGGGAGCAATATTAGGCTTGGCTCTCACCGGATTTATTGTTAAACAATTTTTGCTAACAAACCTTGGATGA
- a CDS encoding circularly permuted type 2 ATP-grasp protein, with product METALLNYSVKGVYDEAMQTGTAPRWAAKQLYDYLQPFSLKDFADLQKNSDNTIAQMGISFTVYSDKGNIDRLWPFDVFPRTIAETEWQTISKGLVQRLKALNLFIEDVYNEQAIFKAGIIPLDVVLSSKDYRPECKGMKLKHGSWACICGSDLVRGDDGKMYVLEDNLRVPSGVSYMLENRAVMKQVMPEVFNDINIMPVDQYPTNLLAMLCSLAADGVTQPEVVVLTPGVYNSAYYEHAYLAHEMGTELVEGSDLVVLDDDCVYMRHIDGLKKVDVIYRRIDDAFIDPEVFNSDSTLGVNGLMRVWRAGNVAIANAPGCGVADDKVVYSFVPDMIRFYLNQEPLVENVPSYLCSVEVDRDYVLAHLAELVVKPANESGGYGLMIGPCACAEEIEAFRQLIIENPRNYIAQPTLNLSTVPTVCEQGVEPRHVDLRPFILQGKHSYVTAGGLTRVALRKGSLVVNSSQGGGSKDTWIVRE from the coding sequence ATGGAAACCGCGCTGTTAAATTACTCTGTAAAAGGAGTGTACGATGAAGCCATGCAAACCGGCACTGCGCCCCGTTGGGCGGCTAAACAGTTGTATGACTATTTACAACCTTTTAGTCTCAAAGATTTTGCTGATTTGCAAAAAAACTCCGACAACACCATAGCTCAAATGGGTATATCGTTTACGGTGTACAGCGACAAAGGCAACATAGATCGACTTTGGCCTTTTGATGTGTTTCCGCGAACCATTGCCGAAACTGAATGGCAAACCATTTCGAAAGGGTTGGTACAACGTTTAAAAGCACTTAACTTATTTATAGAAGATGTTTACAACGAACAAGCTATTTTTAAAGCCGGCATTATACCCCTTGATGTAGTGCTGTCGTCAAAAGACTATCGGCCCGAGTGCAAAGGCATGAAACTAAAACACGGTTCTTGGGCGTGCATATGTGGTTCGGATTTAGTACGCGGTGATGATGGCAAGATGTATGTGCTAGAAGACAATTTACGCGTGCCTTCCGGCGTATCGTACATGTTAGAAAATCGCGCGGTGATGAAACAAGTTATGCCCGAGGTGTTTAACGATATTAACATTATGCCTGTGGATCAATACCCAACCAATTTATTAGCCATGTTATGTTCTTTAGCCGCCGATGGCGTAACGCAGCCCGAAGTGGTGGTGCTTACTCCAGGAGTGTATAACTCGGCTTACTACGAGCACGCGTATTTGGCGCACGAAATGGGTACAGAGTTGGTTGAAGGCAGTGATTTGGTGGTGTTAGACGACGATTGTGTGTATATGCGCCACATCGACGGATTAAAAAAAGTCGATGTAATTTATCGCCGTATTGACGATGCGTTTATTGACCCAGAGGTGTTTAATTCTGATTCAACTTTGGGAGTAAACGGTTTGATGCGCGTTTGGCGTGCCGGCAATGTCGCCATTGCCAACGCACCCGGATGCGGTGTGGCCGACGATAAAGTGGTGTATTCGTTTGTGCCCGATATGATTCGCTTTTATTTAAATCAAGAGCCGTTGGTTGAAAATGTTCCTAGCTATCTGTGCAGTGTTGAGGTTGATCGTGACTATGTGTTAGCGCATTTAGCTGAATTGGTGGTAAAGCCTGCTAATGAATCGGGTGGTTATGGCTTAATGATTGGACCTTGCGCGTGTGCCGAGGAAATAGAAGCCTTTAGGCAGTTAATTATTGAAAACCCACGCAATTACATCGCCCAACCCACCTTGAATTTATCGACCGTACCCACGGTATGCGAACAAGGGGTTGAGCCACGGCATGTCGATTTGCGACCGTTTATTTTACAAGGTAAACACAGTTATGTTACGGCCGGTGGTTTAACACGAGTCGCGTTACGTAAGGGTTCTTTGGTCGTTAATTCATCACAAGGTGGCGGCAGTAAAGACACCTGGATTGTTAGAGAATAA
- a CDS encoding DUF3087 family protein, whose protein sequence is MKEAIYGWQLKRNLMHISNVLRQVKEQAEVNNTEALQILRFYHLGLEQMHKLDDNNHALVDLMAEKHATETQMGALGLSLEQISFDPAWIEAYKTL, encoded by the coding sequence ATGAAAGAAGCCATCTATGGCTGGCAATTAAAACGCAATTTAATGCATATTAGCAATGTATTACGTCAAGTTAAAGAACAAGCCGAGGTCAATAATACGGAGGCTTTACAAATATTGAGGTTTTATCATCTAGGACTAGAGCAAATGCATAAGCTCGATGACAACAATCACGCATTGGTAGATTTAATGGCTGAAAAGCACGCTACTGAAACACAAATGGGGGCGTTAGGATTATCGCTTGAACAGATTAGTTTTGATCCGGCATGGATTGAGGCTTATAAGACACTGTAA
- the alaC gene encoding alanine transaminase, with translation MADDFQRIKRLPPYVFNIVGELKAEARRRGEDIIDFGMGNPDQDTPKHIVDKLIEVVQREGTHRYSVSQGIPRLRKAICNWYKTKFNVDLDPDSEAVVTIGSKEGLAHLALATVDKGDTILVPNPAYPIHPYGFVIAGADIRHVRMTPDVDFFEELEKAIKDSWPKPKMLVLNFPGNPTTQTVELDFFVKVIAIAKEHNIWVIHDLAYADIAFDGYVAPSIMQVPGAKDIAVEFYTLSKSYNMPGWRVGFMVGNPTLVHALKRMKSYLDYGTFTPIQVAAITALEGPQECVQEISDMYKARRDVLCSGLNAIGWPVTPPKATMFLWAPIPEAYKALGSIEFSKKLLVEAKVAVSPGIGFGDYGDDHVRFGLIENEHRTRQAIRGIRDMFKKDGLINPVGQAG, from the coding sequence GTGGCAGACGATTTTCAAAGAATAAAAAGACTTCCTCCCTATGTATTTAATATTGTGGGCGAGCTTAAAGCCGAAGCCCGTCGTAGAGGAGAGGACATAATTGATTTTGGTATGGGTAACCCAGACCAAGATACGCCCAAGCACATTGTCGATAAATTGATTGAAGTGGTGCAACGTGAAGGCACCCACCGTTATTCGGTGTCGCAAGGTATTCCGCGTTTGCGTAAAGCGATTTGTAACTGGTATAAAACCAAGTTTAACGTCGACTTAGACCCTGACTCAGAAGCCGTGGTAACCATTGGTTCTAAAGAAGGTTTGGCGCATTTGGCTTTGGCAACGGTGGATAAAGGCGACACCATATTGGTGCCTAATCCAGCTTACCCGATTCACCCGTACGGTTTTGTGATTGCCGGTGCGGACATTCGTCATGTTCGTATGACGCCTGATGTCGATTTTTTTGAAGAGCTTGAAAAAGCCATCAAAGATTCTTGGCCAAAGCCCAAAATGTTGGTTTTAAACTTTCCGGGTAACCCCACCACACAAACGGTTGAGCTCGACTTTTTTGTGAAAGTCATTGCCATTGCCAAAGAACACAATATTTGGGTAATTCACGATTTAGCTTACGCCGACATTGCGTTTGATGGCTATGTTGCACCGTCTATTATGCAAGTACCGGGCGCTAAAGACATTGCCGTGGAATTCTACACCTTGTCTAAAAGCTACAACATGCCAGGTTGGCGTGTGGGCTTTATGGTGGGCAATCCTACTTTAGTGCATGCGTTAAAGCGCATGAAGTCGTACTTGGATTACGGCACGTTTACGCCTATTCAAGTTGCGGCCATTACCGCCTTAGAAGGGCCGCAAGAGTGTGTGCAAGAAATTTCAGACATGTACAAGGCACGCCGTGATGTGTTGTGCAGCGGCTTAAACGCAATTGGCTGGCCGGTAACCCCGCCCAAAGCTACCATGTTCTTATGGGCACCGATTCCAGAGGCTTATAAAGCGTTGGGCTCCATTGAATTCTCTAAAAAATTGTTGGTTGAAGCTAAAGTAGCGGTCTCTCCCGGAATTGGTTTTGGCGATTACGGTGATGATCACGTGCGTTTTGGTTTAATTGAAAACGAACACCGCACACGTCAAGCCATTCGTGGTATTAGAGATATGTTTAAAAAAGACGGTTTAATCAACCCAGTAGGACAGGCAGGATGA
- a CDS encoding FKBP-type peptidyl-prolyl cis-trans isomerase, which yields MRIKKGSRVTFHYELRDESGEVIDSTFDSEPVIYIQGEGEIIEGLEEFLEGEEPGFSAKVTIQPEKGYGVSDESLVVFAGPENFEDDVELEVGSTVETEDPDGEVIVFRIISVTEEKVYLDGNHPLADQVLNYKVEVLEVH from the coding sequence ATGAGAATTAAAAAAGGCAGTCGCGTTACATTTCACTACGAACTACGCGACGAAAGCGGTGAAGTGATTGATTCAACATTCGACAGCGAACCGGTTATTTACATTCAAGGCGAAGGTGAAATTATTGAAGGTCTTGAAGAGTTTTTAGAAGGCGAAGAGCCAGGCTTTAGTGCCAAAGTCACCATCCAGCCCGAAAAAGGTTACGGCGTTTCGGATGAAAGCTTGGTGGTATTTGCTGGACCTGAAAATTTTGAAGACGATGTTGAACTTGAAGTGGGTTCAACCGTTGAAACAGAAGACCCAGACGGTGAAGTGATAGTGTTTAGAATCATTAGCGTAACCGAAGAAAAAGTGTATTTAGACGGCAATCATCCGCTAGCCGATCAAGTGCTTAACTACAAAGTAGAAGTGCTGGAAGTACATTAA
- the dnaQ gene encoding DNA polymerase III subunit epsilon, with product MRQIILDTETTGFDPKTGDRIIEIGAVELFKRRLTQNTYHQYIQPERSVPLDAIAVHGITDKFLLDKPIFSLIVDDFMAFVSGAELIIHNAPFDVGFINHELARLKNNRWGKIEDHCTITDSLKMARKTYPGQRNSLDALCKRLYIDNSNRTLHGALLDSEILADVYLAMTGGQTHLLLNSETPSSEESREQNALKAQRPSGLLKVLYANDIELQEHHNKLTEISKKSGLSLAW from the coding sequence ATGCGCCAGATAATCTTAGACACCGAAACCACCGGATTTGACCCAAAAACAGGTGATCGTATTATTGAAATTGGTGCGGTAGAACTGTTTAAACGCCGTTTAACCCAAAATACCTACCACCAGTACATTCAACCTGAGCGCTCAGTTCCGCTTGACGCCATTGCGGTGCACGGCATTACTGATAAGTTTTTGCTTGATAAACCGATTTTTTCGCTCATTGTAGACGACTTCATGGCCTTTGTAAGCGGTGCCGAGCTGATTATTCACAATGCACCGTTTGACGTAGGTTTTATTAACCACGAATTAGCGCGCTTAAAAAACAATCGTTGGGGCAAAATTGAAGACCATTGCACCATCACCGATTCGTTAAAAATGGCGCGTAAAACCTATCCCGGACAACGCAACTCATTAGACGCTTTGTGCAAACGACTCTACATTGACAACAGCAACCGCACATTACACGGCGCATTGCTCGACTCAGAAATTTTAGCCGACGTGTATTTGGCTATGACCGGTGGGCAAACTCACTTGTTGCTTAACAGCGAAACCCCCAGCTCGGAAGAGTCACGAGAGCAAAATGCTCTTAAAGCACAACGTCCTAGTGGTCTTTTAAAGGTGCTCTACGCCAACGACATTGAGTTGCAAGAACATCACAACAAGTTAACCGAAATTTCAAAGAAAAGTGGTTTAAGCTTGGCCTGGTAA
- a CDS encoding NAD(P)-dependent oxidoreductase — protein sequence MANLRAQTTQFNQNPLHCVVVGGEMLAALAVKKWIEAGALVTVLAPHKVIAASSDLYVNQAVERYCQHHSLQLEQVYDAL from the coding sequence ATGGCGAATTTAAGGGCTCAAACAACTCAATTTAATCAAAATCCCTTACATTGCGTTGTTGTGGGGGGCGAAATGCTGGCCGCTTTAGCGGTCAAAAAATGGATTGAAGCCGGTGCTCTGGTAACCGTTTTGGCACCCCATAAAGTGATTGCCGCGTCTAGTGATTTATATGTAAATCAGGCGGTTGAGCGTTATTGTCAACATCATTCCCTGCAACTAGAGCAAGTTTATGATGCCTTGTAA
- a CDS encoding ANTAR domain-containing response regulator produces MLDAFNVLLVRDEKNHSAVVELGLRACGARDIHYLTCGENILSVLNERVFDLIVLDVEKPSTKLFEQFAIVHEFCPKPVVCFSNDGDSEVIKQSVNVGITSYIVGGKELGRIKPIIEVAMLRFKTCYSLKKELTDVKHKLTERGLIEKAKGLLMEHKAMSEDEAYQTLRKMAMDQGKKITIIAREVSGVLAGLSSVE; encoded by the coding sequence ATGCTTGACGCGTTTAATGTACTGCTGGTACGCGATGAAAAAAACCATTCTGCTGTAGTTGAGTTGGGATTGCGTGCTTGTGGTGCGCGAGATATTCATTACTTAACGTGTGGAGAAAATATTTTAAGCGTATTAAACGAGCGTGTATTTGATTTGATTGTACTTGATGTTGAAAAACCCAGTACTAAGTTGTTTGAGCAGTTTGCTATTGTGCATGAGTTTTGCCCAAAGCCCGTGGTGTGTTTTAGCAACGATGGGGATTCAGAAGTTATTAAACAATCGGTTAATGTTGGCATTACATCCTACATTGTCGGGGGTAAAGAGCTAGGGCGCATCAAGCCCATTATAGAAGTCGCTATGCTGCGCTTTAAAACCTGCTATTCGCTTAAAAAAGAGCTTACCGATGTAAAACATAAATTAACAGAGCGTGGCTTAATCGAAAAAGCCAAAGGATTGTTGATGGAGCATAAAGCCATGTCGGAAGATGAGGCATATCAAACCTTACGAAAAATGGCGATGGATCAAGGTAAAAAAATAACCATTATTGCCAGAGAGGTGAGTGGTGTGTTAGCAGGCTTATCCAGTGTTGAATAA
- a CDS encoding NAD(P)/FAD-dependent oxidoreductase, with protein sequence MNSLTRRQALKLVAAGVALPAGLSLTGCATASRKGAGEVIVIGGGFGGSSTAKYLKRYSPDLNVTLIEPSKTYVTCPGSNWVIGGLAEMNEITQTYDGLNKRGVNVIHDMVKSADPAKQTITLASGKTLSYDRLVVSPGIDFKWDIHAGVNSATADVLPHAYKAGAQTLLLRDQLRAMPQGGTFAMIAPPNPFRCPPGPYERAAMVANYFSKHNKTAKILILDQKDKFSKQGLFMSGWETNYGQMIEWVSATDGGKLNSIDVANKAIDAEYGLVKADVINYIPPQKAGVLAATMGLTDAKGFCPIDPVTFESTIHKNIHVIGDASNAGSMPKSGHSATSQGKIVAANVVLSLAGQAPMSAKHVNTCYSLITNDYAISVAAVYDVIDGKIADVKGAGGVSDAKASAQDRKMEALYTRGWYKSITDEVWG encoded by the coding sequence ATGAATTCTTTAACACGCAGACAAGCACTAAAACTAGTGGCCGCAGGCGTTGCACTACCGGCAGGTTTGAGCTTAACAGGTTGTGCCACAGCATCGCGCAAAGGCGCTGGCGAGGTTATCGTTATTGGCGGTGGCTTTGGTGGTAGTAGCACAGCAAAATATTTAAAACGTTATAGCCCTGATCTAAACGTCACACTAATTGAACCCAGCAAAACCTATGTAACGTGCCCTGGCTCAAACTGGGTGATTGGTGGTCTTGCAGAAATGAATGAAATTACTCAAACGTACGATGGCTTAAATAAGCGTGGCGTTAATGTTATTCATGACATGGTAAAAAGTGCCGATCCTGCAAAACAAACTATTACGTTAGCCAGTGGTAAAACTTTATCTTATGACCGTTTAGTGGTTTCTCCTGGGATTGATTTTAAATGGGACATACACGCGGGTGTTAACAGCGCTACCGCAGACGTACTGCCGCACGCTTACAAAGCAGGCGCACAAACTCTGTTATTGCGTGATCAGCTTCGCGCCATGCCACAAGGTGGAACGTTTGCAATGATTGCCCCGCCAAATCCATTCCGCTGCCCTCCTGGACCTTACGAGCGCGCGGCTATGGTAGCCAATTACTTTTCAAAGCATAACAAAACCGCTAAGATTTTAATTTTAGATCAAAAAGACAAATTCTCTAAACAAGGTTTGTTTATGTCTGGCTGGGAAACCAATTATGGCCAAATGATTGAATGGGTGTCAGCAACTGATGGTGGAAAACTTAACAGCATTGATGTGGCCAACAAAGCCATTGACGCTGAATACGGGTTGGTAAAAGCCGACGTAATTAACTACATTCCACCCCAAAAAGCCGGCGTATTAGCTGCAACTATGGGTCTTACCGATGCCAAAGGCTTCTGCCCAATTGACCCTGTGACGTTTGAATCGACCATTCACAAAAATATTCACGTAATTGGCGATGCATCCAATGCCGGTAGCATGCCAAAATCAGGCCATTCAGCAACCAGCCAAGGTAAAATTGTGGCGGCTAACGTAGTACTTTCATTGGCAGGACAAGCGCCAATGAGTGCTAAACACGTTAACACCTGTTATTCATTAATCACTAACGATTATGCAATTTCGGTGGCGGCGGTTTATGACGTAATCGATGGCAAAATTGCTGACGTTAAAGGTGCTGGTGGAGTTTCTGATGCTAAAGCGTCGGCACAAGACAGAAAAATGGAAGCACTTTACACTCGCGGTTGGTATAAGAGCATTACAGACGAGGTTTGGGGATAA